In Coregonus clupeaformis isolate EN_2021a chromosome 7, ASM2061545v1, whole genome shotgun sequence, one genomic interval encodes:
- the LOC121569404 gene encoding protein adenylyltransferase SelO: MLDLDVAVSQSENFLQYFSGGRLFPGSSPLTHRYGGHQFGYWAGQLGDGRPHLLGEYTSRKGERWELQLKGSGKTPYSRSGDGRAVVRSSVREFLCSEAMHFLGVPTSRAASLIVSEEAVWRDQFYNGEVKKERGAVVLRLATSWFRIGSLEILAKAEELDLLRKLLDFVIQEHFPSIDSNDPDKYLIFYSRVVNETAHLIAQWMSIGFAHGVCNTDNFSLLSITIDYGPFGFMEAYNPNFVPNTSDGERRYSIGAQANVGLFNLEKLLEALTPVLTLEQRQGAGQVLKGYPHIYQMRFHKLFKAKLDLLGEEEEDEYLIAFLLKLMEDTGADFTMTFRQLSEASMQQLHNMSNLQVMWALQNLASHKLYPEWVSMYLHRLKRQGGDSDEDRQHRMKRINPRYVLRNWMAESAVRKAEGNDFSEVKLLQQTLVQPYLTQDVAEEAGYAAQPPWWAQGLKVSCSS; encoded by the exons ATGTTGGATCTAGATGTTGCTGTGTCCCAGTCAGAGAATTTCCTACAGTACTTCAGTGGTGGTAGACTTTTTCCTGGATCCAGCCCTCTGACACACAGATATGGGGGTCACCAG TTTGGGTACTGGGCAGGTCAGTTAGGAGATGGTCGACCACATCTCCTTGGTGAATATACTAGCAG AAAGGGTGAAAGATGGGAACTCCAGCTCAAAGGCTCTGGAAAGACTCCATATTCAAG GTCAGGAGATGGCCGTGCTGTGGTCCGCTCCTCAGTCAGAGAGTTCCTCTGCAGTGAGGCCATGCACTTCCTGGGTGTTCCTACCAGCAGAGCTGCCAG CCTTATTGTAAGTGAAGAGGCAGTGTGGAGGGACCAGTTCTACAATGGGGaagtaaagaaggagagag GAGCGGTTGTTCTGCGGCTGGCCACGTCATGGTTCCGGATTGGATCATTGGAGATTCTGGCTAAAGCTGAAGAGCTTGATCTTTTAAG GAAATTGTTGGACTTTGTGATACAGGAGCATTTTCCTTCCATTGATTCAAATGATCCAGACAAATATTTG ATATTTTACTCCAGGGTTGTGAATGAGACCGCTCACCTCATTGCCCAGTGGATGTCTATTGGCTTTGCACATG GAGTATGCAACACTGACAACTTCAGCCTCTTGTCTATCACCATTGACTACGGACCGTTTGGCTTTATGGAAGCCTACAACCCAA ATTTTGTCCCCAACACATCTGATGGGGAGAGGAGGTACAGTATCGGGGCTCAGGCCAATGTTGGTCTGTTCAACCTGGAGAAACTTCTAGAAGCCCTAACTCCAGTGCTGACCCTAGAACAGAGGCAAGG GGCTGGGCAAGTACTGAAAGGGTACCCACATATATACCAGATGAG ATTTCACAAGCTGTTTAAGGCTAAGTTAGATTTACTtggcgaggaggaggaggatgaataTCTCATTGCATTTCTGCTCAAG CTAATGGAGGACACAGGTGCAGACTTCACCATGACCTTCAGACAGCTGAGTGAAGCCTCAATGCAGCAACTTCACAACATGTCCAACTTACAG GTGATGTGGGCCCTGCAGAACCTGGCTTCCCATAAGCTGTACCCAGAGTGGGTCAGCATGTACCTGCATAGACTAAAAAG GCAGGGAGGTGATTCTGATGAGGATCGTCAACACAGGATGAAAA GGATCAATCCCAGATACGTGCTGCGGAACTGGATGGCAGAGTCTGCAGTACGGAAGGCTGAGGGGAATGATTTCTCTGAG GTGAAGCTGCTGCAGCAGACACTGGTacaaccctacctcacacaggacgTAGCAGAGGAGGCGGGGTATGCAGCACAACCCCCATGGTGGGCCCAGGGGTTAAAGGTCAGCTGTTCCTCCTGA